Proteins encoded by one window of Deinococcus radiodurans R1 = ATCC 13939 = DSM 20539:
- a CDS encoding phosphohydrolase → MPQPESPTTENPRSQDQPNKGTDLAEQSLEPPRNAQLEQEPCAGPHFRLSVAGGKVQDIEGKGSASAPAEATFTTPRVKLIEEANLAIRGDLENYPRALAAYDALRGDPEALAHWDMANYVTMRKLGYNDHGRVHAFITGAASMAITELLLAAGVKPDLIESGVGDADDVFLTVILGTMLHDIGNQIHRTAHEQHGVALALPILDRILGPIYPDPFKRTKVRSFILGAINCHDLNPAPLTIEGGITAVADGTDITKGRGRKAFALGSVDIHSISALAVDQVVIRPGRERPVRIDVTMNNSGGIFQVEEVLAPKVIRTPLRPYVELRASMRAQGGEEPILSRVRLEGDQFVMDLESGEQVEVEVHDTQQRVAEAVVANLNVGTERT, encoded by the coding sequence ATGCCTCAACCGGAAAGCCCCACCACTGAAAACCCCCGTTCCCAGGACCAACCGAACAAAGGAACCGACCTGGCCGAGCAGAGTCTGGAGCCGCCGCGCAACGCCCAGCTGGAGCAGGAGCCCTGCGCCGGGCCGCACTTTCGCCTGAGCGTGGCGGGCGGCAAGGTGCAGGACATCGAAGGCAAGGGAAGCGCGAGTGCCCCCGCCGAGGCGACCTTTACGACCCCCCGCGTGAAGCTCATCGAGGAAGCCAACCTCGCGATTCGCGGCGACCTGGAAAACTACCCGCGTGCCCTGGCCGCTTACGACGCGCTGCGCGGCGACCCCGAGGCGCTGGCGCACTGGGACATGGCGAACTACGTGACCATGCGCAAGCTCGGGTACAACGACCACGGGCGGGTCCACGCCTTCATCACCGGGGCGGCGAGCATGGCGATTACGGAGCTGCTGCTCGCGGCGGGGGTCAAGCCCGACCTCATCGAGAGCGGGGTGGGCGACGCCGACGACGTATTTCTGACCGTCATTCTGGGCACGATGCTGCACGACATCGGCAACCAGATTCACCGCACCGCGCACGAGCAGCATGGCGTGGCGCTGGCGCTGCCGATTCTGGACCGCATCCTGGGGCCGATCTACCCCGACCCCTTCAAGCGCACCAAGGTCCGCTCCTTCATCCTGGGGGCCATCAACTGCCACGACCTCAACCCGGCGCCGCTGACCATCGAAGGCGGCATCACAGCAGTCGCCGACGGCACCGACATCACCAAGGGGCGCGGGCGCAAGGCGTTTGCGCTCGGCAGCGTGGACATCCATTCCATCAGTGCGCTGGCGGTGGATCAGGTGGTCATCCGGCCCGGACGCGAGCGGCCCGTACGAATTGACGTGACCATGAACAACTCGGGCGGCATTTTTCAGGTCGAAGAAGTGCTCGCGCCCAAGGTGATTCGCACCCCGCTGCGGCCTTACGTGGAGCTGCGGGCAAGCATGCGAGCGCAGGGCGGCGAGGAACCGATTCTCTCACGGGTACGGCTCGAAGGCGACCAGTTCGTGATGGACCTCGAGAGCGGCGAGCAGGTGGAAGTCGAGGTCCACGACACCCAGCAACGGGTGGCCGAAGCGGTGGTCGCCAACCTCAACGTGGGGACCGAACGGACCTGA
- a CDS encoding ATP phosphoribosyltransferase regulatory subunit produces the protein MRRVSVSDPLPFSAPLAAGGEALSTSALPAGVRDVLPAEWERREHLRSHLSALLRSWGYRGVDLPALELADPAHPQGNHAFKLIDSGGQVLALRSEYTTALGRLVGTHFPSGPFPLRLQYGGRLWLRTQTSELGRLREFNQVGAELIGVTGVQADAELLALAHAALGQAGVQAQLEVGFPGFVDAALTDAGLPGPVRAALHDAIDRKSGADLDLLARQHGVSPEVTRTLHSLTELYGGPEVLTEARVLARGVRAEQAVEHLSAVHAAAQEAGVELLFDLGVSRRYGYYTGLTFRAYVDGINQPVLGGGRYALPGGLPGAGFAIGLERLAAVMPAGVPSEPETVLALDFAAATAARAAGLGAELAWTGDEAELRHYAQARGLRRWVQGAELRDVTPADLKIATEVNA, from the coding sequence ATGCGCCGCGTGAGTGTGTCTGACCCTCTCCCCTTTTCTGCCCCGCTCGCTGCCGGCGGCGAAGCGCTAAGTACTAGTGCGCTGCCGGCGGGCGTGCGCGACGTGCTGCCCGCCGAGTGGGAACGGCGCGAGCACCTGCGTTCGCACCTCTCGGCGCTGCTGCGTTCCTGGGGCTACCGGGGCGTAGACCTGCCCGCGCTGGAACTCGCCGACCCGGCGCACCCGCAGGGCAACCACGCCTTCAAACTCATCGACTCGGGCGGGCAGGTGCTGGCGCTGCGCAGCGAGTACACGACGGCGCTCGGGCGGCTGGTGGGCACCCATTTTCCGTCCGGGCCCTTTCCCCTGCGGCTGCAATACGGCGGACGGCTGTGGCTGCGCACCCAGACCAGCGAGCTGGGACGCCTGCGCGAGTTCAATCAGGTGGGCGCCGAGCTGATCGGCGTGACCGGCGTGCAGGCTGATGCCGAGCTGCTCGCCCTCGCCCACGCCGCGCTGGGGCAGGCGGGCGTGCAGGCGCAACTCGAAGTCGGTTTTCCCGGCTTCGTGGACGCAGCCCTGACCGACGCCGGGCTGCCGGGGCCGGTGCGGGCCGCGTTGCACGACGCGATTGACCGCAAGAGCGGCGCCGACCTCGACCTGCTGGCGCGTCAGCATGGGGTGTCGCCGGAAGTGACGCGCACGCTGCACAGCCTGACCGAGCTCTACGGCGGCCCCGAGGTGCTGACCGAGGCGCGGGTCCTGGCGCGTGGCGTGCGGGCCGAGCAGGCGGTGGAGCACCTCAGCGCCGTACACGCGGCGGCGCAGGAAGCCGGGGTGGAGTTGCTGTTCGACCTCGGCGTCAGCCGTCGCTACGGGTACTACACCGGCCTGACCTTCCGCGCCTACGTGGACGGCATCAACCAGCCGGTGCTCGGCGGCGGACGCTACGCGCTGCCGGGGGGCCTGCCGGGCGCGGGCTTTGCCATCGGCCTGGAACGGCTGGCGGCAGTGATGCCCGCCGGAGTCCCGAGCGAACCCGAGACGGTGCTCGCGCTCGACTTCGCGGCGGCGACGGCGGCGCGGGCGGCGGGCCTAGGCGCCGAACTCGCCTGGACAGGCGACGAGGCCGAGCTGCGGCACTACGCCCAGGCACGCGGACTGCGGCGCTGGGTGCAGGGGGCCGAGCTGCGGGACGTGACTCCAGCCGACCTCAAGATTGCGACGGAGGTGAACGCATGA
- the hisG gene encoding ATP phosphoribosyltransferase, with product MTAQTTPERRPDHLTLALPKGRIMDDAIALLSQAGLPLTRPEASRALRHEFPGVTVLELRNQDVPVYVDLGVADAGIVGKDVLLEAGRPVYEPVDLHFAECRLSLIREIGASGPIARVGTKYPRAARAYLQERGIPAEVVKLSGNIELAALTGLADAVIDLVQTGSTLRANHLEEVDVLFHSSARLIVNRTALKLRRERLRPLIARLRELTAPAGEES from the coding sequence ATGACCGCACAGACGACCCCCGAACGTCGCCCCGATCACCTGACGCTCGCGCTGCCCAAAGGCCGCATCATGGACGACGCCATCGCGCTGCTCTCGCAAGCAGGGCTGCCGCTGACCCGCCCCGAAGCGAGCCGTGCCCTGCGCCACGAGTTTCCCGGCGTGACGGTGCTGGAGCTGCGGAATCAGGACGTGCCGGTGTACGTGGACCTCGGCGTGGCCGACGCGGGCATCGTCGGCAAGGACGTGCTGCTCGAAGCCGGGCGCCCGGTATACGAGCCGGTGGACCTGCACTTCGCCGAGTGCCGCCTGTCGCTGATTCGTGAAATCGGGGCCAGCGGGCCGATTGCCCGGGTGGGCACCAAGTACCCGCGCGCCGCCCGCGCCTATTTGCAGGAGCGCGGCATTCCCGCCGAGGTGGTCAAGCTCAGCGGCAACATCGAACTCGCCGCGCTGACCGGGCTAGCCGACGCCGTGATCGACCTCGTGCAGACTGGAAGCACCCTCCGCGCCAACCACCTCGAAGAAGTGGACGTGCTCTTTCACTCATCAGCCCGCCTGATCGTCAACCGCACCGCCCTCAAGCTGCGGCGCGAGCGACTGCGCCCGCTGATCGCCCGACTGCGCGAATTGACGGCGCCGGCAGGGGAAGAAAGTTAA
- a CDS encoding LrgB family protein, producing MIWLPLTLLAFVAGMLLQLRVRSPLANPTLVATLVVLAALLLSRTAYPYYHAQVQPLTELLAPAVVALAVPLYQQRALLARQWQALLVGGMLGTAVGMGTDTLLARALHLGHAAERSLMTATATSPVTVQLAQFTGAPAELAATLAVLSGLVGALILPPLLTRLGVRHPLARGIAIGSVAHGVGTARAREEGSITGAASSIGMGLGAVLVTLVVALLAGLAAR from the coding sequence ATGATCTGGCTGCCGCTCACGCTGCTCGCTTTTGTCGCCGGGATGCTGCTGCAACTGCGGGTGCGCTCGCCGCTTGCCAACCCGACCCTGGTCGCCACGCTGGTGGTGCTGGCGGCGCTGCTGCTCTCGCGCACGGCCTACCCGTACTACCACGCGCARGTGCAGCCGCTGACCGAGCTGCTCGCCCCGGCGGTGGTCGCGCTCGCGGTGCCGCTCTACCAGCAGCGGGCGCTGCTTGCCCGGCAGTGGCAGGCGCTGCTGGTGGGAGGAATGCTCGGCACGGCGGTAGGCATGGGCACCGACACGCTGCTCGCCCGCGCCCTGCACCTCGGCCACGCCGCCGAGCGCTCACTGATGACCGCCACGGCCACCAGCCCGGTGACCGTGCAGCTCGCGCAGTTCACCGGCGCCCCCGCCGAACTCGCCGCCACCCTGGCGGTGCTGTCGGGTCTGGTCGGCGCGCTGATTTTGCCGCCGCTGCTGACCCGGCTGGGGGTCCGGCACCCGCTGGCGCGCGGCATCGCCATCGGCAGCGTGGCGCACGGGGTCGGCACCGCCCGCGCCCGCGAGGAAGGCAGCATTACCGGGGCCGCGAGCAGCATCGGCATGGGCCTGGGCGCCGTGCTGGTGACTTTGGTGGTTGCACTGCTGGCGGGGCTGGCTGCGCGTTAA
- a CDS encoding CidA/LrgA family protein, with amino-acid sequence MSAPRSPADRPGGSVTAALPAPVRFVLGLALLWSFAALGEALTRALHLPLPGPVAGMLLLWLALGVGAVRLHWLQGAADSLLSILGLLFVPATVGVINYFSAGAAWGLWLLVMTAGLLLGAGTAGLLANRLLRPLPAQGQREEEQA; translated from the coding sequence GTGTCGGCGCCGCGCTCGCCTGCTGACCGTCCGGGAGGAAGTGTCACGGCGGCCCTCCCGGCGCCGGTGCGTTTCGTGCTGGGGCTGGCCCTCCTGTGGAGTTTTGCGGCGCTGGGTGAGGCGCTGACCCGCGCCCTGCATCTGCCGCTGCCGGGGCCGGTGGCGGGCATGCTGCTGCTGTGGCTCGCGCTGGGCGTGGGCGCGGTGCGGCTGCACTGGCTGCAGGGGGCGGCCGACAGCCTGCTGAGCATCCTGGGGCTGCTGTTCGTGCCGGCCACGGTGGGCGTCATCAACTACTTCTCGGCGGGCGCGGCCTGGGGCCTGTGGCTGCTGGTGATGACGGCGGGGCTGCTGCTCGGCGCGGGGACGGCGGGGCTGCTCGCCAACAGGTTACTGCGGCCTCTCCCGGCGCAAGGCCAGCGAGAGGAGGAACAGGCATGA
- a CDS encoding 5'-methylthioadenosine/adenosylhomocysteine nucleosidase: MLAIIGAMDEEIELLLGELQGREDLTLPGATLHRGVLDGVPVLLTRGGIGKVNAALTTAHLLGQGATSVIFTGVAGGVHPDLRVGDIVVSTDLVQHDVDVTALGYDLGTLPGEPATWTADARLRALAVAAAGDVGGVRVIEGRVASGDQFIASREGVGRLWKNFGAACAEMEGAAVAQVCAKAGVPFVVIRSVSDTADHDAQVDYRTFMPLVARHAKQVVRGMLERLSGAAEAN, from the coding sequence ATGCTGGCGATTATCGGCGCGATGGACGAAGAAATCGAATTGTTGCTGGGCGAATTGCAGGGCCGCGAGGACCTGACCCTGCCCGGCGCGACGCTGCACCGGGGCGTGCTCGACGGGGTGCCGGTGCTGCTCACGCGCGGCGGCATTGGCAAGGTCAACGCCGCGCTGACCACCGCGCACCTGCTGGGCCAGGGCGCGACGAGCGTGATTTTTACCGGCGTGGCGGGCGGCGTACACCCCGACCTGCGGGTGGGCGACATCGTGGTGAGCACCGACCTCGTGCAGCACGATGTGGACGTGACGGCACTGGGTTACGACCTCGGCACCCTGCCCGGCGAGCCCGCCACCTGGACCGCCGACGCCCGGCTGCGGGCGCTGGCTGTGGCGGCGGCGGGCGACGTGGGCGGCGTGCGGGTGATCGAGGGCCGGGTCGCCAGTGGCGATCAGTTCATCGCCTCGCGCGAAGGCGTGGGCCGGCTGTGGAAAAACTTCGGGGCCGCCTGCGCCGAGATGGAAGGGGCCGCCGTCGCGCAGGTGTGTGCCAAGGCGGGAGTGCCGTTTGTCGTCATCCGCTCGGTGAGCGACACCGCCGACCACGACGCGCAGGTGGACTATCGCACCTTCATGCCATTGGTCGCCCGGCACGCCAAACAGGTGGTGCGCGGCATGTTGGAGCGGCTGAGCGGCGCGGCGGAGGCGAACTGA